Proteins encoded together in one Pedosphaera parvula Ellin514 window:
- a CDS encoding HAD-IIIC family phosphatase: MLWHYGGVMVGKSKAIQIPVQGIACVIVTGLALIEPALAAAGVATSIKTVGWQHYSAPFWIAISPVLYAVWLLILLSAYTLETTILGWFFEKPRRLDSHKDKIVSFSSIVLILLYRRAFLVGSLPMIFHFAQVPVFAWLIPRSYSTKLFLGERAIPLGTITDPDLTIIGAGSILGHDSRLIAHSFTRSESGSLVYQSAPIEIGRNVTVGGGAQIEMGAKIGDDSLIEPFSHVMPFMRIPAGEVWGGSPATFQRRRELGNKGVPPEASSDKSVSIDVEVTGLIADALSLPRKAVTISAGSAEFSAWDSIGKMAIAAALYDRYGVMVPADRVFQLDSVAEIQRLLRSGKSEKSTPETKFLLPENPDLFPIYDAGVITIALARKEQAATGRADVAKAKVRVVIAASFTAESLASTLKLWGRSFGFAIEAEFYGFNQVQQALLSPESSFVTNKAGVNVVLVRPEDLVSENDPTGRIVGEQLVQAIRQHVDGSGTPLLVSDLPPVVSTAWVGGMGEAERLQSWWRDELVKIERVEVLPFSEIITELGTTNARDQQMERIASAPYSAPVYQRLGIAITRGIRKFRVPPKKVVALDCDGTLWAGVVGEDGVSGIGLDDFRKFQSQLLALKARGVLLVLVSKNSADDVWQVLENHDGMVLLRKDIAAARINWEAKSKNLRELAAELNVALDSFVFFDDNPVERLEVETNCPEVTVVPLPAKAMSFGNVLSKLWLFDSPTITQEDEARSDYMFSESERKIVQAQAADLKSYLRTLELKVQIRLAQEADISRIAQLTQKTNQFNLSLKRRTEQEIRDLKSQSCWIWVVSAQDRFGDYGLVGTCIATPIDEGFWLDTLLMSCRALGRGVEEALLHGLSQKAIALGKGVLIAPYVVGLRNEPAINFLLKHGFVEKPEGTFAKDLSHPVPLPEHLDLKME; this comes from the coding sequence ATGCTCTGGCACTATGGAGGAGTAATGGTAGGAAAGAGCAAAGCTATTCAAATACCGGTGCAGGGGATCGCATGTGTGATCGTGACCGGGTTGGCTTTGATTGAGCCGGCACTGGCGGCGGCGGGCGTGGCGACAAGCATCAAGACGGTGGGATGGCAGCACTATTCCGCTCCATTTTGGATTGCTATTTCCCCCGTGCTATACGCGGTATGGCTGCTGATATTGTTGAGCGCATATACGCTGGAGACAACCATTCTGGGGTGGTTCTTCGAAAAGCCCCGGCGGTTGGATTCGCACAAAGACAAGATCGTTTCATTTTCCTCAATCGTTCTGATTCTGCTTTATCGACGCGCTTTTCTAGTGGGTTCGCTGCCGATGATATTCCACTTCGCCCAAGTGCCCGTCTTTGCCTGGTTGATTCCGAGGTCCTACTCCACAAAATTATTTCTGGGCGAACGCGCCATTCCGTTGGGGACAATCACTGATCCTGACCTGACGATCATTGGGGCCGGTTCGATTCTCGGACACGATAGCCGGTTGATTGCGCATAGCTTCACGCGAAGTGAGAGTGGGTCGCTGGTGTACCAAAGCGCACCGATTGAAATCGGCAGGAATGTTACGGTGGGCGGTGGCGCTCAGATTGAAATGGGGGCGAAAATTGGGGACGACTCGCTCATAGAGCCCTTTTCGCATGTGATGCCATTCATGCGGATACCGGCGGGAGAGGTTTGGGGCGGCAGTCCGGCTACTTTTCAACGCAGGCGCGAACTGGGGAATAAAGGAGTCCCGCCTGAGGCGAGTTCGGATAAGAGCGTATCAATCGATGTTGAAGTGACCGGTTTGATTGCCGATGCGCTTTCCCTGCCTCGTAAGGCAGTTACTATTTCCGCTGGCAGCGCGGAGTTTTCGGCATGGGATTCGATTGGGAAAATGGCCATAGCCGCGGCTCTGTACGATCGTTATGGAGTGATGGTTCCGGCAGACCGGGTGTTTCAACTCGACTCCGTGGCGGAGATTCAGAGACTTTTGCGGAGCGGCAAAAGTGAGAAATCCACGCCTGAAACAAAATTTTTACTGCCGGAGAATCCGGACTTATTTCCAATTTATGATGCTGGTGTGATTACCATAGCATTGGCCAGGAAGGAGCAGGCGGCAACCGGGAGGGCAGATGTGGCGAAGGCCAAAGTCCGGGTGGTTATTGCCGCGAGTTTTACGGCGGAGTCGCTGGCCAGCACTTTGAAGCTTTGGGGAAGAAGCTTTGGATTTGCGATTGAGGCGGAGTTTTATGGATTCAACCAGGTGCAGCAAGCTTTGCTTTCGCCAGAGAGTTCATTCGTGACGAATAAAGCAGGAGTAAATGTGGTGCTGGTTCGCCCGGAGGATTTGGTGAGCGAAAATGATCCGACGGGCAGAATTGTTGGCGAACAGTTGGTTCAAGCCATCCGACAGCATGTGGATGGGAGTGGAACGCCGTTGCTCGTGAGCGATTTGCCGCCGGTGGTGTCGACTGCCTGGGTTGGAGGTATGGGTGAGGCCGAGCGTCTGCAGAGTTGGTGGCGGGACGAGTTGGTTAAAATCGAGCGCGTGGAGGTGCTTCCATTTTCGGAGATTATAACCGAACTGGGAACCACCAATGCACGGGATCAACAGATGGAACGGATAGCCAGCGCTCCCTATTCGGCCCCGGTTTACCAGAGGTTGGGCATCGCGATCACGCGTGGGATAAGGAAATTCCGCGTGCCGCCGAAAAAGGTGGTGGCACTGGATTGCGATGGGACGCTGTGGGCAGGAGTTGTAGGCGAGGATGGAGTATCAGGGATAGGGTTGGATGATTTCAGGAAATTTCAATCCCAACTGCTCGCATTAAAAGCTCGCGGGGTGTTGTTGGTGCTGGTGAGTAAAAATTCGGCGGACGATGTCTGGCAAGTTTTGGAGAATCATGACGGGATGGTTTTGCTGAGAAAGGATATAGCCGCCGCGAGAATCAATTGGGAGGCAAAGTCGAAGAACCTCCGGGAGCTGGCTGCCGAGTTGAACGTTGCGTTGGATTCGTTTGTGTTTTTCGATGACAACCCGGTGGAGCGACTCGAGGTGGAAACGAACTGTCCCGAGGTTACAGTAGTTCCACTGCCGGCTAAGGCGATGTCTTTTGGCAATGTGCTTTCAAAGTTGTGGTTGTTTGATTCGCCGACGATCACACAGGAGGATGAGGCGCGGAGTGATTACATGTTCTCTGAATCCGAGCGAAAAATAGTGCAGGCACAAGCGGCGGATTTAAAAAGCTATTTGCGAACTTTGGAATTAAAGGTGCAGATACGCCTGGCGCAGGAAGCAGATATTTCACGGATCGCGCAACTCACCCAAAAAACGAACCAGTTCAATCTTTCACTGAAGCGCCGCACCGAACAAGAGATTCGGGATTTGAAATCTCAGAGCTGCTGGATTTGGGTGGTATCGGCACAAGATCGTTTTGGTGATTATGGTCTGGTGGGAACATGCATTGCGACACCCATTGATGAGGGGTTCTGGTTGGATACGTTGTTGATGAGTTGCCGGGCTTTGGGGAGAGGAGTCGAGGAGGCGCTATTGCATGGTCTTTCGCAGAAGGCGATTGCCCTGGGCAAAGGGGTGCTGATTGCACCCTATGTTGTGGGACTGCGGAATGAGCCGGCAATAAACTTTCTGTTGAAGCATGGTTTTGTTGAGAAGCCTGAGGGAACTTTTGCGAAGGATTTATCCCATCCAGTTCCGCTGCCAGAGCATCTGGATTTGAAAATGGAGTAA
- a CDS encoding mechanosensitive ion channel family protein: MKWKFQTFFNALLVGLFILLFWCSWTSLAQSSSTPSTTTPPDTKLNRFLNFFTQGHDSPPVDPVDVTPQWIEKLAVDFPFLKYQWLGNELWKYMASLVYIILAFYTSKFLDHLTRVWLRKWAEKTETKFDDLILDLLNGPVKVVSFVVFLHIGLSVFRWPTVVENILAKCFTIVVASTLTYMLVKFVELALGYWRQRASTDADRTFDEQLFPIIRKSLKVFIVVVAVLVTCQNLGINVTAAITSLSIGGLAIGLAAQDTLANLFGAIAVFVDKPFRIGDTIRIDQVEGNVESIGMRSTRVRNAKGFLITIPNKTVGNATITNITGRPTIQTEMNIGLTYDTPTEKVRQALRIIEEVYRSNPMTKDLVVNFNRFADSALNINVVHFWGSSDNKAYLAGMQEMNLALKERFDKEGINFALPTQTLMLKQDSDGRMLERQSSNEVMALPGSGPTGPPAPQV; this comes from the coding sequence ATGAAATGGAAGTTTCAGACATTTTTTAACGCTTTACTTGTTGGGTTGTTCATTTTGCTCTTTTGGTGCAGTTGGACCAGCCTGGCGCAAAGTTCGAGCACCCCATCCACCACTACGCCACCCGATACCAAGTTAAATAGATTCTTGAATTTCTTCACTCAAGGGCATGATTCCCCACCAGTTGACCCGGTGGATGTTACACCCCAATGGATTGAGAAACTGGCGGTCGATTTTCCTTTTCTGAAATATCAATGGCTGGGGAATGAACTGTGGAAATACATGGCATCCCTGGTCTATATCATTCTCGCTTTTTATACTTCGAAATTTCTCGATCACTTGACGCGCGTGTGGCTCAGGAAGTGGGCTGAGAAAACCGAGACCAAGTTCGACGATCTCATACTCGACCTGTTGAATGGACCGGTGAAGGTTGTCAGTTTTGTGGTGTTTCTGCACATCGGTCTTAGTGTGTTCAGGTGGCCGACAGTGGTGGAAAATATTCTAGCGAAATGTTTCACCATCGTCGTAGCGAGCACCCTGACCTACATGCTGGTTAAATTTGTGGAATTGGCCCTGGGGTATTGGCGTCAGCGTGCCTCCACGGACGCGGATAGAACATTTGATGAACAACTGTTCCCGATCATCCGTAAAAGTTTGAAGGTATTCATCGTTGTAGTAGCGGTGTTAGTGACGTGTCAGAATCTAGGCATTAATGTGACCGCAGCAATAACGTCATTATCCATTGGCGGTTTGGCAATCGGTTTGGCGGCGCAGGATACATTGGCCAACTTATTCGGAGCGATTGCAGTATTCGTCGATAAGCCGTTTCGGATTGGCGATACGATCAGAATTGACCAGGTCGAAGGCAACGTTGAAAGCATTGGTATGCGGAGCACGCGAGTGAGGAATGCCAAGGGGTTCCTGATCACCATCCCGAACAAGACCGTGGGCAACGCCACCATCACCAACATTACCGGGCGACCGACCATCCAGACAGAAATGAATATCGGACTAACCTATGATACGCCGACGGAAAAGGTGAGGCAGGCGCTGCGCATCATAGAGGAGGTGTATCGTTCCAATCCGATGACAAAGGATTTGGTGGTAAATTTTAACCGGTTTGCTGATTCTGCGCTGAACATCAATGTGGTTCACTTTTGGGGTTCATCCGATAATAAGGCCTATCTGGCTGGCATGCAGGAAATGAATCTGGCCTTAAAGGAACGTTTCGATAAAGAAGGAATTAATTTCGCCTTACCAACTCAGACACTGATGCTGAAACAAGATTCAGATGGGCGCATGTTGGAAAGACAATCCAGCAATGAAGTCATGGCTTTGCCGGGGAGTGGTCCAACCGGCCCGCCCGCCCCACAAGTTTAA
- the thiH gene encoding 2-iminoacetate synthase ThiH, which translates to MSFVAEFNALPLDALVKRALSTAVAAVRESMVKGQLSLTDFTHLISPVGGEELESLCNRSQAITRQRFGKVIRLFAPLYLSNECINNCKYCGFSRDNAILRVTLSVEEVVREARALKEQGFRNILLVAGEHPKFVSNGYMAECVRVLHEEIPSISLEVGPMETEEYRPIVEAGADGLVVYQETYDRAVYNDMHTAGPKRNFDWRLETPERAYAAGFRRLGIGALYGLSDWRMEAISVAAHAAYLLRTCWKSQVTISLPRLRPCAGEFQPLTHLSDRELVQLVCAFRLFLPDVGLVLSTREPSKLRDGLIPLGVTMISAGSHTEPGGYTGAGKEKIHHTERGRIVELAAGASEWSPANNRATNATGQFDIADERSPQEMAELIRRLGYEPVWKDWDAALTA; encoded by the coding sequence ATGAGTTTCGTCGCTGAGTTTAACGCATTGCCCCTGGATGCCCTGGTAAAGCGGGCGCTTTCCACAGCTGTCGCTGCGGTGCGTGAAAGCATGGTGAAAGGTCAATTATCGTTGACTGATTTCACACACCTGATTTCACCTGTTGGCGGCGAGGAACTTGAATCCCTCTGCAATCGCTCACAGGCAATCACCCGGCAACGTTTTGGCAAAGTCATTCGACTTTTCGCGCCGCTTTATCTTTCCAACGAGTGCATCAATAATTGCAAATACTGCGGGTTCTCCCGGGACAATGCCATTCTTCGCGTGACTTTATCGGTTGAAGAGGTGGTGCGTGAGGCACGGGCGCTGAAGGAGCAGGGGTTTCGTAATATTTTACTGGTCGCGGGCGAACATCCCAAATTTGTTTCCAATGGTTACATGGCTGAATGCGTGCGAGTGCTGCACGAGGAAATTCCGAGCATCTCGCTTGAGGTCGGCCCGATGGAAACGGAGGAGTATCGGCCCATTGTGGAAGCTGGCGCGGATGGGTTGGTCGTGTATCAGGAGACTTATGATCGTGCAGTCTATAATGATATGCACACAGCCGGACCAAAACGGAATTTTGATTGGCGATTGGAAACCCCGGAGCGCGCTTATGCAGCGGGGTTTCGCAGGTTGGGTATTGGAGCGTTGTATGGTTTAAGTGACTGGCGGATGGAAGCTATTTCCGTGGCAGCACATGCCGCCTATTTATTGCGTACGTGCTGGAAATCGCAGGTCACTATTTCATTACCACGGCTAAGACCTTGTGCGGGTGAGTTTCAGCCGCTCACACACCTGAGTGATCGTGAACTGGTTCAATTGGTTTGTGCGTTTCGCCTATTCCTGCCGGATGTGGGATTGGTGCTTTCGACCCGTGAACCGTCCAAACTGCGGGACGGGTTGATTCCGCTGGGCGTTACGATGATCAGTGCGGGCAGCCATACGGAACCGGGAGGATATACGGGAGCTGGAAAGGAAAAAATTCATCATACGGAGCGGGGAAGAATTGTGGAATTAGCAGCCGGAGCGAGTGAATGGTCACCAGCGAATAATCGAGCAACTAACGCGACCGGCCAGTTCGATATTGCAGACGAACGTTCGCCGCAGGAAATGGCGGAATTGATTCGTCGATTGGGTTACGAACCGGTTTGGAAGGACTGGGATGCGGCGCTGACGGCTTGA
- a CDS encoding Gfo/Idh/MocA family protein, with protein MNSEQSISKSLPRREFIRQVGATAASAALFAQSISAFGQENSKTITLALVGAAHIHTPNYVNILKKRPEVKVKYVWDHDQERAARNAKELGSQVVDDPKTVWNDPEIVGVVICSETNRHRDLVVAAANAKKHMFVEKPLGITAKDSKAMADAIEKANLIFTTGYFMRTAPAHIFLKEQIEKGSFGKITRARGSNCHNGSLGGWFDKEWRWMADPKQAGVGAFGDLGTHSLDILMWLLGDVESVTAAINVVTGRYENCDESGEALMKFAKGAAVTLAAGWVDVANPVTLEISGTEGHAVIINNKLYFNSKNVKGADGKEPWTELPSAPPAPMDQFVNALMGNKDMPLVKPREAAARVSVMEAAYKGAHNNAWVKVS; from the coding sequence ATGAACTCAGAACAGTCGATATCCAAAAGTTTGCCGCGACGGGAATTCATCAGGCAAGTGGGTGCTACTGCGGCTTCTGCGGCGTTGTTTGCGCAATCCATTTCTGCATTTGGACAGGAGAATTCAAAAACGATTACGCTGGCGCTGGTGGGAGCGGCGCATATTCATACGCCCAACTATGTAAATATTTTGAAGAAGCGTCCGGAAGTAAAAGTGAAGTACGTTTGGGATCATGACCAGGAAAGGGCGGCCAGGAATGCCAAGGAGTTAGGGAGCCAGGTCGTGGATGACCCGAAGACCGTTTGGAATGATCCTGAGATTGTGGGAGTGGTAATTTGTTCGGAGACGAATCGGCACCGGGATTTGGTCGTGGCGGCGGCAAATGCGAAGAAGCATATGTTTGTCGAGAAACCGTTGGGAATTACCGCGAAAGATAGCAAGGCCATGGCGGATGCGATTGAGAAGGCGAACCTGATATTCACGACCGGCTATTTCATGCGCACCGCGCCAGCTCACATTTTCCTGAAGGAGCAAATTGAGAAGGGAAGTTTTGGCAAGATCACGCGCGCCCGAGGTTCAAATTGTCACAACGGATCGCTTGGTGGCTGGTTCGATAAAGAGTGGCGTTGGATGGCTGATCCAAAGCAGGCGGGTGTGGGTGCATTCGGAGATTTGGGCACGCACTCGCTGGATATTTTGATGTGGCTGCTGGGCGATGTGGAGTCGGTCACGGCTGCCATCAATGTGGTTACCGGCAGGTATGAAAACTGTGACGAATCAGGCGAAGCGTTGATGAAGTTCGCAAAGGGAGCAGCGGTTACACTGGCGGCTGGATGGGTGGATGTGGCAAATCCGGTCACTTTGGAGATCAGCGGCACGGAAGGGCATGCGGTGATCATCAACAACAAACTTTATTTCAACAGCAAGAATGTGAAGGGCGCGGATGGAAAGGAGCCCTGGACAGAATTGCCATCGGCCCCGCCCGCACCCATGGATCAGTTTGTAAATGCGCTGATGGGCAACAAAGACATGCCGCTGGTGAAACCTCGCGAGGCTGCGGCCCGTGTAAGCGTAATGGAGGCTGCGTACAAGGGAGCGCATAATAATGCGTGGGTAAAGGTGTCTTAA
- a CDS encoding tetratricopeptide repeat protein: protein MNRCLLIFVAALLTAPWTFAQSNTVPLAQRHWFETRTAHFNVYSCGASQDVARISSRLEQFRDAYAQLAGAQAVASPPIAVMAFPDVKSMEPFLPLYQGKPIHLAGFFHRGSDQNLIVLALSANEDGLDVIFHEYTHLLLRHNDLIWPPWLQEGMAEIYSTFEATGRGVHIGKPIPHHLHTLTEQPLMPLGELFAVAHDSPQYNEREHQGIFYAESWLLTHYLMVGNPARKAQFSQLTKLLRQGQSAEQAFTNAFHTSLPAMEAELHHYLERQQFESLALVLSSDVSLPRNLAMRNISTVETAFHLGNELLRIGRGETAEKYFSQAHKIAPASPLPYEGLGLLAAHEHKSEAAIDFLKQAFDHGSTSFLAHYVYAQEKFRQTADSRERYTKLEKDAASAIREELEKSIAVMPSFGPAQHLLGFFEIVQGDDLASAEQHLQRAIQLEPENQSYLFSLAQAQIARNEPDAARQTLDPLRLPNVDKKLRQQAEQILAEIPRSTPK, encoded by the coding sequence ATGAATCGTTGCCTGCTCATCTTCGTTGCTGCTTTGCTCACGGCTCCGTGGACTTTTGCTCAATCGAACACTGTTCCACTCGCGCAACGTCATTGGTTCGAAACTCGCACGGCTCATTTCAACGTCTATAGTTGCGGTGCGTCCCAGGATGTTGCCAGAATTTCTTCAAGGCTCGAACAATTCAGGGACGCCTACGCTCAACTGGCTGGCGCCCAAGCCGTGGCTTCTCCCCCGATTGCTGTCATGGCCTTTCCGGATGTCAAATCCATGGAGCCGTTCCTGCCGCTCTATCAAGGCAAGCCGATTCATCTTGCCGGCTTTTTCCACCGTGGGAGTGATCAAAACCTTATCGTGCTCGCCCTCTCAGCCAATGAAGATGGGCTCGACGTCATCTTTCATGAATACACTCACCTCCTCCTAAGGCACAACGACCTCATCTGGCCGCCCTGGCTTCAGGAAGGCATGGCGGAGATTTACTCCACGTTTGAGGCCACCGGACGTGGAGTCCACATAGGCAAACCCATTCCCCACCATCTCCATACTCTTACCGAACAGCCTCTCATGCCTCTCGGCGAGTTGTTTGCCGTGGCTCATGATTCGCCACAATATAACGAACGCGAGCATCAAGGCATCTTCTATGCCGAATCCTGGCTTCTGACGCATTACCTCATGGTCGGCAACCCGGCCCGCAAAGCTCAGTTCAGTCAACTCACAAAACTGCTCCGCCAGGGTCAATCAGCCGAACAGGCATTTACCAATGCGTTTCACACTTCGCTTCCTGCCATGGAAGCAGAACTCCACCACTATCTCGAACGTCAGCAGTTCGAATCCCTCGCCTTGGTTTTGAGCTCTGATGTTTCCCTTCCCCGCAACCTGGCTATGCGAAATATTTCCACAGTCGAAACGGCCTTTCACCTTGGCAATGAACTCCTCCGTATTGGTCGCGGCGAAACCGCCGAGAAGTATTTTTCGCAAGCCCATAAAATCGCTCCCGCCAGTCCGCTTCCCTACGAAGGTCTGGGATTGCTGGCCGCGCACGAACATAAATCCGAAGCCGCCATCGACTTTCTAAAACAGGCTTTCGACCATGGTTCCACCAGCTTCCTGGCTCATTACGTGTACGCCCAGGAAAAATTCCGGCAGACCGCCGATTCAAGGGAGAGATATACCAAGCTGGAAAAGGATGCGGCGTCGGCAATTCGTGAAGAACTTGAAAAATCCATCGCCGTGATGCCCAGTTTCGGCCCCGCTCAACATCTGCTCGGTTTCTTTGAAATAGTCCAGGGTGATGATCTCGCCTCGGCCGAACAACATTTGCAACGGGCCATTCAGTTGGAGCCCGAAAACCAGTCCTATCTCTTCAGTCTGGCTCAAGCTCAAATTGCCAGGAACGAACCTGATGCCGCTCGTCAAACCTTGGACCCCTTGCGCCTTCCCAATGTGGACAAAAAGCTTCGGCAACAAGCCGAACAGATTTTGGCTGAAATCCCGCGTTCAACCCCAAAATAG
- a CDS encoding GH39 family glycosyl hydrolase has protein sequence MRPNQCLMLYQWFLIGFFILIGCSSPQQFKTARPFPAPSYQRVEIGLCEDYPKASRSIDVARGDLLLLKTNGIHVLRIAFPWDTIEIEPGKYDWSFWDEFVRMAADEYGIRLIPYVCYTPRWNSSGNDTNYWRQPPKDISRFADFMKVIARRYKGRIHSWELWNEPDNAEYWEGSSQEFAELAKAGSKAVREADPTAKIVLGGMSWNIEFLRDLFVTHGISPFIDVVNLHNYYETWSPDPIENINIYISKASQIIDLHGNGQALWLAEVGYSNFRHGSHVSRTYEARYNFEHTPQFQAQSMARMLSSILATGKVQLIAWYRIHDLPETTLIIGDVNNRRLGILDVQGRPKPALKTLRFFSYIFENDFRCLDGEVIESRLIRSDSQAHVFEQRNGSTFVTVWLEMENFQSPQTITQSQTEQLDLLFPKPLESKATVYNERGELISRIRLDQADNRTAIKNLTIDRAHLEVIRCLPKNSPLH, from the coding sequence GTGCGGCCAAATCAATGTCTCATGCTTTATCAATGGTTTCTGATCGGATTTTTCATCCTGATTGGATGCTCATCACCGCAGCAGTTCAAAACTGCGCGCCCGTTCCCCGCCCCTTCATACCAGCGGGTTGAAATCGGTTTATGTGAAGATTATCCAAAAGCTTCGCGCTCCATCGATGTGGCGCGAGGTGACCTCCTCCTTTTAAAAACGAATGGCATTCACGTTTTGCGAATAGCTTTTCCCTGGGACACAATTGAAATTGAACCCGGAAAATACGACTGGAGTTTCTGGGATGAATTTGTCCGCATGGCTGCCGACGAGTATGGCATCCGCCTTATTCCCTACGTTTGCTATACCCCACGGTGGAACTCAAGTGGCAACGACACCAATTACTGGCGTCAACCTCCAAAGGATATTTCCCGCTTTGCGGATTTCATGAAAGTGATCGCCAGGCGTTATAAAGGCCGCATCCATTCATGGGAACTTTGGAATGAACCGGACAACGCCGAGTATTGGGAAGGTAGTTCACAGGAATTTGCGGAGTTGGCAAAAGCCGGGAGCAAAGCAGTCCGCGAGGCCGATCCCACTGCGAAGATCGTTCTGGGTGGCATGTCCTGGAATATTGAATTTTTGCGCGACCTTTTTGTGACCCACGGAATAAGTCCCTTCATCGATGTGGTAAACCTGCACAATTACTATGAAACCTGGTCACCCGATCCCATTGAAAACATCAACATATACATTTCCAAGGCCTCCCAAATCATCGATCTCCATGGAAATGGACAAGCCCTATGGCTGGCGGAAGTAGGCTACAGTAACTTCCGTCACGGCAGTCATGTCTCAAGAACGTACGAAGCCCGTTACAACTTTGAACATACCCCACAATTCCAGGCACAAAGCATGGCACGCATGCTTTCCTCCATCTTGGCCACCGGCAAGGTTCAATTGATCGCCTGGTACCGCATTCATGACCTGCCCGAAACGACGCTCATCATCGGCGACGTGAACAACCGGCGTCTGGGTATCCTCGATGTCCAGGGTCGTCCCAAGCCGGCACTGAAAACGTTGCGCTTCTTCAGTTACATATTTGAAAACGATTTCCGGTGCCTGGATGGAGAGGTGATTGAATCGCGATTAATCCGCTCAGACAGCCAGGCTCATGTTTTTGAACAACGCAATGGCTCAACTTTTGTCACCGTCTGGCTGGAAATGGAAAACTTCCAAAGCCCTCAAACGATCACTCAGTCCCAAACAGAGCAACTCGATCTTCTCTTTCCCAAGCCATTGGAATCCAAAGCCACGGTTTACAACGAACGGGGAGAGCTGATTTCCCGAATACGGCTGGATCAGGCTGACAATCGCACGGCCATAAAAAACCTCACTATTGATCGAGCCCACTTGGAAGTCATTCGATGTCTGCCGAAAAATTCCCCGCTTCATTGA
- the thiS gene encoding sulfur carrier protein ThiS, translating into MDTPFVIANGQRIATRLPLTIEEFLLTQKLLPRSVVVEHNGEAVAPSEFAARQLASGDRLEIVKIVAGG; encoded by the coding sequence GTGGATACACCTTTTGTCATCGCCAATGGGCAACGAATAGCAACGCGGTTGCCATTGACCATTGAAGAGTTTCTTTTGACCCAGAAATTGTTGCCCCGTAGCGTGGTGGTGGAACATAACGGTGAGGCAGTGGCGCCTTCGGAATTTGCAGCGCGACAGTTGGCTTCAGGGGATCGTCTGGAGATCGTCAAGATAGTGGCCGGTGGTTGA
- a CDS encoding DUF2071 domain-containing protein, with the protein MKLPTIQGIIRRRILVNYRVDSVVMQRQLPEKFRPKLHNGFAIGGICLIKLEEIRPKGMPAFLGISSENAAHRVAVLWDDEQGKAQEGVYIPRRDTNSRLNQIAGGRFFPGEQHAAKFAVADDGEAVDFSLNSEDGQVAVAIQARTAKQLPKSSGFLTLEEASQFFEPGALGYSATKGGLKLDGIRLKTMNWKVEALDVERVRSSYFDEKSKFPEGSVSFDCALIMRNIEHEWHTEQELHV; encoded by the coding sequence ATGAAACTACCCACCATACAAGGAATTATCCGGAGAAGAATCCTGGTGAATTACCGCGTGGATTCGGTGGTGATGCAGCGGCAGTTGCCAGAAAAGTTTCGGCCCAAGTTGCATAACGGTTTTGCGATTGGTGGAATTTGTTTAATCAAGTTGGAGGAAATACGTCCGAAAGGAATGCCGGCATTTTTGGGGATTAGCAGCGAGAATGCGGCGCATCGGGTGGCTGTATTATGGGATGATGAACAGGGAAAGGCTCAGGAAGGAGTGTATATTCCGCGGCGGGATACGAATTCACGATTGAATCAAATTGCGGGCGGACGGTTTTTTCCCGGTGAACAGCATGCGGCCAAATTTGCGGTGGCCGATGACGGAGAGGCCGTGGATTTTTCGTTGAATTCAGAAGATGGACAAGTGGCTGTTGCGATTCAGGCACGCACAGCCAAACAATTGCCGAAAAGTTCCGGATTTTTAACACTGGAAGAAGCTTCTCAATTTTTTGAACCTGGCGCGCTGGGTTATTCTGCAACGAAAGGTGGTTTGAAACTTGATGGCATCCGGTTGAAGACCATGAATTGGAAGGTGGAGGCTTTGGATGTGGAGCGCGTGCGTTCCAGCTATTTTGATGAAAAATCAAAGTTTCCTGAAGGATCGGTTTCATTCGATTGTGCTTTGATTATGCGCAATATCGAGCATGAATGGCACACGGAACAGGAGTTGCACGTTTAG